The Mycobacterium sp. 3519A genome contains a region encoding:
- a CDS encoding PTS glucose transporter subunit IIA, translating to MSTTSVLAPVAGRAVALPDVPDPVFSQGMVGFGAAVDPPRGVVEAVAPVSGKILKLMPHAYIVMTADNVGVLVHLGLDTVGLQGEGFTTHASQGDEVTAGQLIITYDVPSVEAKGLNPIVPVVVMDERESSNITPSDAVFEGAQIAAGAILFTANK from the coding sequence GTGAGTACGACGTCAGTCCTTGCCCCGGTCGCGGGCCGCGCCGTTGCCCTGCCCGACGTTCCCGATCCCGTCTTTTCCCAGGGCATGGTGGGTTTCGGTGCCGCCGTCGATCCGCCGCGCGGGGTGGTCGAGGCCGTCGCTCCGGTCAGCGGGAAGATCTTGAAGTTGATGCCGCATGCGTACATCGTCATGACGGCGGACAACGTGGGTGTCCTGGTCCACTTGGGGCTGGACACCGTCGGGCTTCAGGGGGAGGGCTTCACCACGCATGCGAGTCAGGGCGATGAGGTCACGGCGGGGCAATTGATCATCACCTATGACGTCCCATCGGTGGAAGCCAAGGGGCTCAACCCCATTGTCCCGGTGGTGGTGATGGACGAACGCGAATCATCGAACATCACCCCGTCGGATGCGGTCTTCGAGGGTGCGCAGATTGCCGCAGGGGCAATTCTTTTCACCGCGAACAAGTAG